The Deltaproteobacteria bacterium DNA window GTGGGCGTTTCATCTTCGCTCATGATATAGGTGCCTTCCACAGTGAAGTCTCCGGTGGCTTCATATGGATTTACAGAGGGTTCGTCTATGGTGACCGTTCCACTTGCGCCCCACACCTCAAGCGATGGCACCATCAAGATCAGGGAACATAAGATAATGGCGAGATATCCGATTTTCTTGGTCGCTGGTGCAGCCATGGCTTTCATCCCTTCCGTGCAACGGGTTGTGTAACCTGCAGTGATGCGCCTTCAGAGTTTCGCTCCTTCGCTCGCGATACTTCGGGGTGCCATATCGGCTCGCAGCCGCCGCTTCCCCTCGGAGTCGTCATTGAACGCCGGCGCTGAACTGGCTTCCCTGCTTTGCCTTGAATCCGGGGCCCAGGGAGATTCCGGTGCCGGCCTGAAAACTGACAGCGGCGCTCGCTTCGATCACAAAATCGGGCCCCGCGGTGATCGAACATGCTGTGGTGTAATCGCGAGTGACCCCGGCTGAAATGGTGATATCGTGCAAGAGGTAATCACAATCGCTGGAATTGGGGTCCTGCTCGCCCGGATCCATGTTGCCGTTGTAGTTGACATCCTCCTCGCCATCAAATAAGCCGTCCCCGTCACTATCTTCGAGCAGAGGATCGGTGACCGTTGCCGGGTCCGCATCGGCAATGAATACGGCCAGGTCAGTGCCTGTTCCCTCGGCGGCAGCAAGACCCCGCTCGGTGCCGTCCTGAATGCCGTCACCGTCGGTATCTGTAAGACACGGGTCTGTTTCGTCGGCATCCAGGAGGCCGTTGTGGTTTGCATCTTCATTGCCGTCCAGCAGTCCGTCGTCATCGGTGTCATCATCTGCTGGATCCGTGCACATGGACTGTTCTAGGATATCCGATAAGCCATCGTTATCGCTGTCTGGCGGGGGATTGACTGATACGCTTTTTCTGTTGCCCACATTGTCGTAGCTAAACTCGATGGTCTTGCCATCCGGGTATTCCACCTTCCATAATCGATTCAGATCATCGTAGTAGTAGGTGAGTCCGTCGGCTAGGGCCTGGCCAATCCAGAAAAAACAGACCGCCCAAGACAACACGAGAAGAGAGAAAAAAAACCTTTTCATGTCAGCGCTCCCTTCTGGTCGCAGTTATGGGTCTATTCTCATCCGGCAATGTCCGCGCCGGCCAAGAGATGCAAACAGGGAGTTCCCCTTTTCCGTCATGTTCTCTTCCTGCTGCGCAAAGCCCCCGGAGCCGGACCGGCGACCTCCTGCGGCGGCAGGTTCCGTCTCCTCACTTGCCGCCCGCTTACGTTCAAAGGAGCCGGCTCCGGTTCCTCACATGCGTTTTTCGACCCATCTGTCCACTGTGAACTGGAAGTCCTTGTCGGCGGCCGCCTCGGCTTCGGCCTCCGTGGGCACCTTCAGGAGATAGAATTTGCCGGTCTCTGTATCGAAGCGCACCCCTTCCCGAAGCCGCCTTTGCTCCACCAGTTTCTTGGCGTAGACGGGTCTTCTCACCTCTTTCACCTCTTCGCCCTCCAGCCGGTAGCTCACCTTTTCTCCCACCACCTTGCTCTCGTCATCCACTTTCACCCGCACGGTCTCGAAGGCCTCCCGCTTATCGATTTCAGCTTCAGCCGTGTGCTCGGCAATCCACTGTTCCTTCCACGCCTGCCGCTGCTGCTTCACTGCATCCACCTTGGGGATGTCCCGGTACCAGATGAAGCGCTCCTCGGGGAAAAGAGTCTGCAGCAGCCTCAGCGCCTTTCCCATATCGATCACCAGCTCCTTGCCGATCACCCGGTTGGAGCTTTTGTGAAAGAGCGGATAGGGATCGTCGGCCTCGGCCAGGGCGTCTATTTCCTCTGAGGGATGGGAGGAGAGCACTGTGTTGTTGCCATTGGCGTCAAAGACCCATAACTTGCCTGCCGAGCAATAGAGTACCGCCGTATTGGCTGGAGCGTTGTGCGGAACGGCTGCGGCATCGCCCAGGGCCAGAACGCCTTTGCCGCCGCCGAAAAGGGTGGTGCCGATGCCCACACTGCCGCTCTCGTCTATCCGCATCATTTCCGTCAGGGTTTCCGTGCCTTTCGGAGTTGCATAAAACAACAGGCGAGACCCCTTGTTGTTGTCATCCCAGGCGCCAACAGCCCTGGCCATTATGCGCGCCGTTACATACCTGCTGTTTGGGTCTGCCGGGTCCTCCTGGCCCGAAAAAAAGAGTTGTCCCAGATACGCGCCACCACCTATGTCATCGTCTATCTTCACAGTTTCAATAACAGGCGTCCCTGAACCCTTGGCCACAACAAGACTCTGCTGCGGCTCCAGGGTGCCTATGCCCACCCGCCCCGCCGAATCGATCAGCACCCGGTCAGTGCCGGCGGTCCGGAAGGTCATGTCATTGGTCGAGTGCCTGTACTTTATGGCTCCCGCCTGGCTTCCGTTGGGGTCGCCGAAGACGATTTTTGCATTCTCACTGGATGGCGTGGCAAACTGCAGCACGGCTGCGCCGTCATCTTCTATGACAACATCCGCAGCGGAATCAAAGGTTGCTCCTGAACTGCCATTGGAGACATGCAGCTTCCTGGCTGGAGTAGTAGTGCCCACGCCCACTTTGCCCGTGGCATCCACATACAGACTGTCGTCTGCCAAGACAGGAGTGCTCAACAGGAAAAGCACGCCTGCTGCCACAAGGATCGTCCCGAAAGGCCTCAAGGTTCCCATCATTTTCCTCCCTCTTGCCTTGCTTTCATCTCAGAAAGGCTTTTTGCCAAACAACACATATCCAGAACTCGAAAAACCAGAAGGCAAAGAGCCGGCCTCAAGATTCGCTCGCCCCCCGGTTGAACGTCTGGTGACAGAGCCTGTGACCTCAAAGGCCTCAACGGTTCTCTGTCGCTTTCAACGGCAGGCGCAGGGAAAGCTGCCGGCACCCGGAAAGGGTTGTCGGCATTCTCGCGAACGCAAGCCTGGGCTGCGGCCACAGGTACAGGTTCTTGCTGCAGGTCTGGGGGTATCTGATTATTGGCTTGCGGCTTGACTAATGCCTGAGGTGCCTTGAGGTACGCCGTCAATTGTGCGCCGAAGCCAACTTGAACTCTTGCGGTTGTCTGGCGTCAGTAAAAAAATCAGGGTTGGTAAATTTTCAGGGTGTCGGTGTCTTTGCAAGAACAACCTGATAGCAGCGGCTGCCGCTGGTGATCATGGTATGCAGACAATTTGAAGCTTGCGCTTAACAATGCCAGTAAACAGTAGCTGGCTTTGGCAGCTTATGATTATAGGCTCGGTTTGGGCCTGACTTGCAGTTAGTGGCAACAAGTCTGCGATGTTGTGCGTCGCCGTAGATATTTACCTGTTCTTCCGAGGAGCTAGCAATATATGCACGCGTGAAGTGGATAAGATGCATTATGATCTGGTGGGCCTGTTTTTTCAGGTTCGTATGAAGTTAAATACTTGACAGTGAGCAGGGAAAGCTGGTATACGAAAAATTCGTAAGGACTGATTTCCTGTGTGGAGGTCAGTCGGGCCGCCAAACAACCGCACACCGCAGAATAAGGGCCTCTCGGCCGAATGCATGGATCTTGCATTGAGAGCCCTTAGTCTGAAGTGGGCGGTTTTTTTTCTGTGCGGTTGTGAGCTGGGCGATGGAACGACACAACAGTTGCATAAACACCAAAGCAGTCATCGATTATGTGGAGGAGCATGCTCCGGAATCCCTGCCGCTGTTGCTGCAAGACCTGAGTCCAGAATTGGCAGGAGTGGAGGACCTGAAGGGCTTTCTGTCCGATCCAAATAACTGGGTTTCAACCGATGTTCTCATTCGCCTGTATGAAAGAGTCAAGAGACTGTTCGACGACGAAAATGTTGTCTTTCAAATTGGCTTTGAATCCGTTGCCAGAAGACGTCTGGGCTATATCGAACGTATCTTTCTTTTGACCACGGGTAAATATGCCCGGGCACTCTACGGCTATCCGCTCACTCTCAAGCGCCTTCAGAGCCTCAATGACAAATTCAACCGCACCAAACGGGTGGAAATTACAGAGCTGCACAGAGACAGTGCCGTGGTCAGACTTCACTGGTATCAGGGCATCCCCATGACAGGTGATTTCTGCTTGATGAACAAAGGCATCTATACAGCCGCACCAGTGGCATGGAAAGAATCGCCATGTCAACTGGTAGAGCCAAAATGTTTTTTCAAAGGCGACGACTATTGTGAGTACCACATTCAGTGGAAGCGGCCTCTTTCTTTCAAGCGCGCCTTGCTGCAGCTGGTGGCTCCCTGGAAGGTGGTCCGTGCCTCCATGGAAGAACTGGAGCGGGACAAGGAGCTCCTGAAAGAGAAATACGCCGAGGTTCATGCCCTCAACCTCGAGCTCAAGAGGCAGATAGACAGACTGCTGAGTCTGCAAGAGGCAAGTACAGCCATTCTTTCCATTCTGGACATTGATGAACTCATGGGTCTCATCCTCAACCGCCTGGTCCAGGTTTCTGCTCTGGACCGGGCAGCTATTTTCCTTCTGGACGAGGAAAAAGGAGAGCTGCAACTTGCCCACGGCGTGGGTGTTGCGGCGAGTCAAATTGAGCAGGCAAAAGAATATGTGGTGCCAGTCGCCAAGGAGAACAATATTGTTGCCAGGGTGGCGCGCACCGGTGTTCCGGAGCTGGTAGAAAATCTCACCGAGTCCAGCATCAACAAAGAAAATCCGTTGATCAAACAGTTCAGCCCGAAGGCTTTCATTGCCCTGCCGTTGAAGGTCAGGGGGGATGTTGTGGGAGTGCTGGTTGGCGACAAGGAAAACCCGAGTGGCAACGAGCTCGGTTCTGAGAAGGAATTCCTTATCAGTTTTTCCAACCAGATCGCCATCGCCATTCACAATGCCAGTCTTTACCACAAGCTCGAAGAATCCGAGCGGCAGTACCGGGAGCTGGTGGAAAATGCCCATGAAGGCATCTGGGTGGTAGATGAGCGGAATGTGATCACTTTTGCCAATCAGCGTCTTACTGAGATCCTGGGCTATGAGAACATGATGGGCCGCAACATCAATTCTCTGGTGGCTCCTGAGAAAAAGGGGACGCTGTTTGATCTATTGATAAGCAACATGCAGGGTAGAGTTGTCCAGGAAGAACTGGAACTGGTGCGCCAGGACGGAGAT harbors:
- a CDS encoding RHS repeat protein, translating into MKRFFFSLLVLSWAVCFFWIGQALADGLTYYYDDLNRLWKVEYPDGKTIEFSYDNVGNRKSVSVNPPPDSDNDGLSDILEQSMCTDPADDDTDDDGLLDGNEDANHNGLLDADETDPCLTDTDGDGIQDGTERGLAAAEGTGTDLAVFIADADPATVTDPLLEDSDGDGLFDGEEDVNYNGNMDPGEQDPNSSDCDYLLHDITISAGVTRDYTTACSITAGPDFVIEASAAVSFQAGTGISLGPGFKAKQGSQFSAGVQ
- a CDS encoding PAS domain S-box protein; protein product: MERHNSCINTKAVIDYVEEHAPESLPLLLQDLSPELAGVEDLKGFLSDPNNWVSTDVLIRLYERVKRLFDDENVVFQIGFESVARRRLGYIERIFLLTTGKYARALYGYPLTLKRLQSLNDKFNRTKRVEITELHRDSAVVRLHWYQGIPMTGDFCLMNKGIYTAAPVAWKESPCQLVEPKCFFKGDDYCEYHIQWKRPLSFKRALLQLVAPWKVVRASMEELERDKELLKEKYAEVHALNLELKRQIDRLLSLQEASTAILSILDIDELMGLILNRLVQVSALDRAAIFLLDEEKGELQLAHGVGVAASQIEQAKEYVVPVAKENNIVARVARTGVPELVENLTESSINKENPLIKQFSPKAFIALPLKVRGDVVGVLVGDKENPSGNELGSEKEFLISFSNQIAIAIHNASLYHKLEESERQYRELVENAHEGIWVVDERNVITFANQRLTEILGYENMMGRNINSLVAPEKKGTLFDLLISNMQGRVVQEELELVRQDGDTVSAIVSSVPIMEGDRYKGSFAMLTDITEKKRMESQLLHRQKMESIGTMAGGMAHDFNNILTGVLGYASLLKHRLNDRVELQKFAQIIETSSIRAADLVRQLLAFSRGSQPDGFQLISTNRIIRETNKLLESTLPKKVEIKLELTSALPLIKANATQIQQAILNLCLNAKDAMPDGGEIRISTDIAEIKQNRSGQYGDLAAKPGKYVRIKVQDTGTGIPRENLSKIFDPFFTTKEVGKGSGLGLAMVYGIVKNANGYIHVESREGQGCLFELFFPVDDREEEQVVEDLSSSPMGGHEAILLVDDEELVRELGKRLLESYGYRILTAADGEEALAICRDEGKPIDLVVLDLIMPKLSGKETLIRLKELRPEVRVVICSGCTPEENDLEAELGMELPIIEKPFKLEELARVVRQTLDNRFDSRATERGGARATGGAGNFPH